The Aquicella siphonis DNA segment CTGGAGGATAGCGATTGATTCCTTGGGAATGTAATGCAGGCGTATGTGTTCCGCGTTGAACCGGGGAAATTCCAGATTTGCGTAAACGTTCCTGAATCGTTTCACCATGCCTGGGCCTGCGGATTCGGACAACACCTGGACATGATCGGCGGGATTTTGCAATTGCCTGGAAAACCATTTTTGGCGCGTGACAGTTGTTTCTATGGTTTTCGCATAGATTGACAAGGGTCCGCTGCGAGTCGCATCCGTGAGCCAGCCGTGGTTCTGATTGACCGGGTTGAAATCAGCATCAATGAAATGATTGCGATTATAATAGCGGACGATTTCTCCGCCGGGATTTCCAGCCGCCCCGTAGGCTATTTTCAGGAGGTTGGCGTCGAATTGATCCAGGCTGTCAGAATACAGTAATGCCATGGCGTCCTGGACAAAGGTTTGACAATCCAATCCATCCAGGCGATAGACCGGATTTTGATTAACATGCATGAATCCTGGTTGATAGACCGATGAACCAGGCTGCCAGTCTCCTTCTCCCATGGCGTGAGAATAGAGGTAAGGAATATCCGCAAGCTGGCTGACAATAAAAGCAACCTGTACATTCTTGTCCAGGTGCCGGTAAGGACGCGCCAGCTTTAATATTTCTACGATCTTGGCGCGTGATTGGGCGAAAACCTGACGATATTGCCGGACATCCATGACGGTATAAGGCCGAGAATGTTTCATGGAAGTTTTTGACTGCAGTGCCTGCATAAGATTGATACGGGTATGATCGCTCAGAAAAATATTATCCTCGCTCCAGTCGCTGGATTTTACCGTGCCGGCGAATAGCAGTGACGATATCGCGGCAATCAACGCGCTGTTAATTTTCTTCATATCTGACGGACCGGGCCGGGATAAATAAAGTTTGAGAAGTGAGCCATGACGCCATCTCATGATTTTCTCATAGTGATGTGCGCTTGTCATGGAATCAAACAGAATATTGAACCGCCCAGCGTTGCATCTCCCTGATCAGGTAATTAAAATCCTGAAAGTGAAACAAGCAGAAAGGAGAAGCGCGATGTTTAAGAATTTTTATGTTTTGGGTTTCCTGCTGACGGCGGCATCCGTCTATGCACAAGAGCCCGCTAACACCGCCGCGCCGTCAGCACCATTCAGTGATTCCAGGGACCATGCTCTGGTATTCACCATTATTCAGGATGAATTCATGCTGGATAACACAACAGTGAAAAATGCAGCCATCGTTGAGAAGGCTGGCCGCCAATATGGCGGATTGCATATTGAATTGAAACCTGAGGCTGCGAAAAAGTTTACGGAAATGACTCAGGCCGGAACGGGACGACGGCTAAATCTCATTTTCAATAAGGTGATAGTGACAGCGACGGTTATACAGACGCCGCTCACGGGAGATTTTCTCATCTCGGGCATTTCCAGGCAGGACGCGCAGACATTTCTCAATATGCTGAACGCCAACAAGCCCAAAAATAACAAAGACTCAAGCGATTGATAATATTTGATTATCAATTTCTGTGACTCAACCGGCCTGGGTGAAATCCCGGCATGTAAACCAGGTTGGGATTAGGGCGGGTCCTAACTGCGCTCACTTCCTCATAAATGATATACTGAATGTAAATATGAGGGAAAACGGCATGAATCTGCGAATAAAATGGACTTGTGTCATGGCGGTATGCCTGTTGATGATTCATGCCAGTTTTGCATGGAATATCGGTTCCAAAGGACGAGTTAACGGCCCCTCCATTCATTCAACCTATTTCACCACACCCAATAATGCTTCGTTTCCCGTACACGCACAGGCTTATGTGGGATCGCTGGTTAACGGGACTTGTCAATATAACGCGGCTTATGATCTGGGAACGGAAGAAATCAAAACAGGCGATGTCATTGATATCGATGCTTTTCGATTAAAATCCATTATTGGCATGGGTTACAGTTGTATGACCATATTTTACACCTTGAAGCAAATCGTGATGGAAACTTTCCAGCTGAATTCTGACGGCATCAATTATGTGACGGCCAGCCCGGCAACCGCAGACATTTCTATCATGTAAACTGCAAAGAAACAGGATTGAGGAGAAAACTCATTTGCCATGGTCAAGGGATGACACGGTTCTTATGAATGCACCTGGATTTAGTCCTGAAACTGAGCAAGAATGCCGTCCAGTTCCGCCAGGCTGCGGTAATGAATGACCAGCTTGCCTCGTCCTTTGGCATTGCAATGAATGGCAACGCGCAGTTTTAACTGTTTGGCCAGACTCTCCTGCAAGTGCAAAATATCCGGGTCCTGATGTTTTTTTCTGATATTTCCCGATTCACCTGATTGCAGCTGCCGTACCAGCGTTTCTGTTTCCCGCACGGAAAGGCCGCGGGAAATGATGAGTTCGGCTGCTTCCAGCTGCGCGGATTCCGGCAAGGTGATCAAGGTCCTGGCATGTCCCATTTCCAGCAGACCGCGTTCCAGCATGTTTTTGACTTCTTCGGGAAGAGCGAGCAAACGCAATAAATTGGTTACACTGGCACGGGACTTGCCCACGGCTTCGGCGACTTGCTGATGCGTCATGCCAAACTCCTGTATCAATCGTTCCAGAGCTGCCGCTTCTTCTATGGGATTTAAATTTTCA contains these protein-coding regions:
- a CDS encoding N-acetylmuramoyl-L-alanine amidase-like domain-containing protein, producing MKKINSALIAAISSLLFAGTVKSSDWSEDNIFLSDHTRINLMQALQSKTSMKHSRPYTVMDVRQYRQVFAQSRAKIVEILKLARPYRHLDKNVQVAFIVSQLADIPYLYSHAMGEGDWQPGSSVYQPGFMHVNQNPVYRLDGLDCQTFVQDAMALLYSDSLDQFDANLLKIAYGAAGNPGGEIVRYYNRNHFIDADFNPVNQNHGWLTDATRSGPLSIYAKTIETTVTRQKWFSRQLQNPADHVQVLSESAGPGMVKRFRNVYANLEFPRFNAEHIRLHYIPKESIAILQPDGSFRPNQALLDKIPAPAVLEIVRDADKWNFYGIKIKNIIGSELAVSHLGLLYRQAFNKGDLIYHQTSCQFDALYRKVCSVKPVTCQKAKCTELMYAHATDAYPIGYYWYQSSPGNYVCTPRQPARGVAYTRCNRVVTMPLYDYLTDYQAGAYWNMNLRSLIGVHIEKLA
- a CDS encoding SecDF P1 head subdomain-containing protein; this encodes MFKNFYVLGFLLTAASVYAQEPANTAAPSAPFSDSRDHALVFTIIQDEFMLDNTTVKNAAIVEKAGRQYGGLHIELKPEAAKKFTEMTQAGTGRRLNLIFNKVIVTATVIQTPLTGDFLISGISRQDAQTFLNMLNANKPKNNKDSSD
- a CDS encoding ParB/RepB/Spo0J family partition protein; this translates as MVKKRGLGKSLDALLAYKSSEPQTSVDPDDTSHEKLARLSVDLIQRGKYQPRREMDSQALEDLANSIRAQGIIQPLIVRPVGEKFEIIAGERRWRAAQLAGLSDVPVIIRQIPDEAAIAMALIENIQRENLNPIEEAAALERLIQEFGMTHQQVAEAVGKSRASVTNLLRLLALPEEVKNMLERGLLEMGHARTLITLPESAQLEAAELIISRGLSVRETETLVRQLQSGESGNIRKKHQDPDILHLQESLAKQLKLRVAIHCNAKGRGKLVIHYRSLAELDGILAQFQD